A stretch of DNA from Fimbriimonadia bacterium:
CGGGGGAATCTCCGCACCACGAAACGGCGGGTAGTACAGGTAGCGCGTGGCGGGGGCGCGTTCGGAGAAAAAGTAGATGTTCGTGGCGTTGCCCCACACATACACTCTGTCGCCAGGGTCGGTCATCGCGTCCACCGTCTCGGCAACCTGCCTTTCCGCCTTTGCATAAGCCAGCTGCGGGGCGCGGACTTTGTTCACGTGTACCCATGCCAGACCACTAGCCATCACCAGCCATCCACAAGACACTAGAACTACAGCCCTTGGTGTGAGCGAAGGGAGCCGAGTGCGTAGGTGCGCCAGCCACATCCCAGAGAGGATGCTCATCGGAAGATAGGGTTGCAGGAGGTAGTGGTTGAACGGCCGCCTACCCAGCAGCGAGCACACGATCCCAATCGCCGTCCACGCCAACAGCAGCCGCGCCCATCTGCGTTGCTCGCCATCTTCTGGCAGACGCATCAGTGTGCCTAGCGTCGGCACCCATAGGAAGGCGCAGACCACGAGCTGCACCGCGAGCCACCGCCCCAGCGTTCCCACCAAAGCGCCATCCACCGGGATCACGGACGAGTAGTACGAGTTGAACGTGAACAACGCATAGAGCGCATCGGCTACCGCCCCAGCGCGAACTGTCGGCCAGAAGAAGGCTACACAACAGGTGGTCAGCCCCGCGCAATAAGCGAAGGTACGCGTCGGCCGATGCCCGTGTGCGAGGGTCGCCGTTACCACTCCAATCGCGAGTGCATCCATCAACCCGGTCGGCCTGATCGTCACCCCGAAGCCGGCCGCGGCTCCTGCAAGGAAGGCCGCCGAGGCCTTCTGCGAACAGACCAAGAGGGCGAGTGCGATGGCTGCGCCCGCAGCCATCCAAAGCTCGACCCCGAAGATGCGGTTGGTCACCCAAGCAGCCAAACCGATGGCCAGTGCAGCAAACAGCGCCGGGCCCTGGCGCTCCGTCAGCCGGCGAACCACCAGGTACACGGCAACCTGCAGTGCGGCGGAGGCCAACGCGCTGCCAACTCGTACGCCGACGAAAGAGCCTCCGAACAGCGCCGTCCAAGCGTTGAATGCCCAATACAACGCCGGCCCTTTGTGGTCGAACACGTCGCGGTACAGCACCGCGCCTGCCGCGATCTGCCTCGCGACCACCGCGAACACCTTCTCATCCGCGGCGAGCGGCACTGCGGGATAGATGCGCAGCACGAGCGACGGAGCCAGGACGGCGGCCCACCCGAGGATCGCGGCGATTCGGTTCGAGATGCGCAACTTCATATTCCGCTCTAGATTCTCGGCAGCTCGACGGTTGCTCCGGTACACTGAGCGACGATGTCGAGGTTGAGGTCCGCCCTGTCCGCCAACAAGTCGCTGGTCTGTTTCGTCACCGCAGGCGATCCCAATCTGGATTGCCTGCCCGAGGTGATCGCAGGGCTGGCGCGAGGGGGGGCCGACGCGGTCGAGGTCGGCATCCCCTTCAGCGATCCTATTGCGGACGGACCGGTCATACAGGCGGCGTCTCAGCGTGCGCTGGACAGGGGAGTCCGGGTCGGCGAGGTCTTGGAAGCAGTACGTAGTACACGCGCGAAAACCGATGTGCCTATCATCCTGATGACCTACTACAACCCCGTGCTGCGCCTGGGCCTTTCCGAGTTCGCGGAAGCAGCGAAGGAGCATGGTGCGGATGGGGTTATCGTGACCGATCTGACGCCCGAGGAGGCCCACCCGTGGTGCGAGGTGGCGGCGCGCCACGATCTCGATACCGTGTTCCTCGTCGCACCTACCTCCACCGACGCCCGCGTCCGCGCTGCGTGCGAGATCTCGACAGGCTTCGTTTATTGCATCGCGAGAACCGGCGTAACTGGTGTGGGGGAGACGGCGTGGTCCGAGACACGTGCCCT
This window harbors:
- a CDS encoding glycosyltransferase family 39 protein, with product MKLRISNRIAAILGWAAVLAPSLVLRIYPAVPLAADEKVFAVVARQIAAGAVLYRDVFDHKGPALYWAFNAWTALFGGSFVGVRVGSALASAALQVAVYLVVRRLTERQGPALFAALAIGLAAWVTNRIFGVELWMAAGAAIALALLVCSQKASAAFLAGAAAGFGVTIRPTGLMDALAIGVVTATLAHGHRPTRTFAYCAGLTTCCVAFFWPTVRAGAVADALYALFTFNSYYSSVIPVDGALVGTLGRWLAVQLVVCAFLWVPTLGTLMRLPEDGEQRRWARLLLAWTAIGIVCSLLGRRPFNHYLLQPYLPMSILSGMWLAHLRTRLPSLTPRAVVLVSCGWLVMASGLAWVHVNKVRAPQLAYAKAERQVAETVDAMTDPGDRVYVWGNATNIYFFSERAPATRYLYYPPFRGAEIPPPFEVAYWQDWLAQFDSARPTIVVDCSGTRWNDLPWLDPERNHAFAQRLHDQYEPVESLQGFRIYVLRERRSAELR
- a CDS encoding tryptophan synthase subunit alpha; protein product: MRSALSANKSLVCFVTAGDPNLDCLPEVIAGLARGGADAVEVGIPFSDPIADGPVIQAASQRALDRGVRVGEVLEAVRSTRAKTDVPIILMTYYNPVLRLGLSEFAEAAKEHGADGVIVTDLTPEEAHPWCEVAARHDLDTVFLVAPTSTDARVRAACEISTGFVYCIARTGVTGVGETAWSETRALVDRVRAVTRLPALVGFGVRSATDVAAVHAFADGAIVGSALVQALSEQDPSGDLGAFAEGFARGLRP